The following are from one region of the Flavobacteriaceae bacterium UJ101 genome:
- a CDS encoding uncharacterized protein (Belongs to the membrane fusion protein (MFP) (TC 8.A.1) family.), with translation MNKIISILPVILIVLSSCHNTHEKKHEEILKLEVTTPYIKDTLITKDYVCQIHASKRIELRALEKGYLQKVFVDEGQTVTKGQAMFKIMPNVYNADLKKMKAEAEVTQIEYKNTKLLADKNIVSKNELALAKAKLDKANAEVSLAKTHLGFTNVNAPFNGIMDRLHVRVGSLLDEGELLTTLTDNSKMWVYFNVPEAEYLDYISNKDDVNQKQVQLKLANGQVFPETGIIETIEGEFNNETGNIEFRATFPNPERILRHGETGSILINQPYQNAMLIPQKATFEILDKKYVFVVNEENEIEQKRITIAEELPHLYIIKEGLKGTDKILMEGLRKVSNGQKIDVNLQNPEKVLSELEIHAE, from the coding sequence ATGAATAAAATTATTTCTATTCTACCCGTAATACTAATCGTATTATCGAGTTGTCATAACACACATGAAAAAAAACACGAAGAAATCCTTAAACTAGAAGTTACAACACCTTATATCAAAGACACTCTCATAACTAAAGATTATGTTTGTCAAATACATGCAAGTAAACGTATTGAGTTAAGAGCTTTAGAAAAAGGATACCTTCAAAAAGTTTTTGTAGATGAAGGGCAAACTGTTACAAAAGGGCAAGCTATGTTTAAAATCATGCCCAATGTGTACAACGCCGATTTGAAAAAGATGAAAGCGGAAGCAGAAGTTACCCAAATTGAATATAAAAACACTAAATTATTAGCTGATAAAAACATTGTTTCAAAAAATGAGCTAGCTCTAGCAAAAGCCAAGCTAGACAAAGCAAATGCTGAAGTAAGTTTAGCAAAAACACACTTAGGATTCACCAATGTTAACGCTCCTTTTAATGGAATCATGGATCGTCTTCATGTAAGAGTTGGAAGTTTACTTGATGAAGGAGAATTATTAACCACTTTAACCGATAATAGTAAAATGTGGGTCTATTTTAATGTTCCTGAAGCAGAGTATTTAGACTATATTTCAAACAAAGACGATGTAAACCAAAAACAAGTTCAATTAAAATTAGCTAATGGACAGGTTTTTCCTGAAACAGGAATTATTGAAACGATTGAAGGAGAATTCAATAACGAAACTGGGAACATCGAATTCAGAGCAACATTTCCAAATCCTGAGAGAATTTTAAGACATGGTGAAACAGGTAGTATCTTAATCAATCAACCTTATCAAAATGCTATGCTTATTCCTCAAAAAGCTACTTTTGAAATTTTAGATAAAAAATATGTTTTTGTTGTAAATGAAGAAAATGAAATAGAACAAAAACGAATTACGATCGCTGAAGAATTACCTCATCTTTATATCATTAAAGAAGGACTAAAAGGTACTGATAAGATCCTTATGGAAGGACTTCGAAAAGTATCCAATGGTCAGAAAATTGACGTGAATTTACAAAATCCAGAAAAAGTATTATCTGAATTAGAAATTCACGCAGAATAA